A genomic segment from Carassius auratus strain Wakin chromosome 25, ASM336829v1, whole genome shotgun sequence encodes:
- the LOC113043782 gene encoding transmembrane emp24 domain-containing protein 6-like: MLQKCFYMVWLLLLFGLSSSGELKDRHPELSDQELFWGADQYDFSIMLRAGDLQCYWHFAHFGERFYLNFMVQLVTGVALDRHLSVTVNAPSGLIVGTVDDASGQIAFSVKETGFYQMCFSNFHNRFGSMQVFLNFGVYYEGQKDIEKQREEEKKKKEEDMKQINSTLSFIEESSSRLQRFVFHMWRHYNYERMRRGADFYLLQSNSTYVKSWSAIQSLVIITAGYLQLYCLKRLFNTKPAEGDKPRC; encoded by the exons atgttacaGAAATGCTTTTATATGGTTTGGCTTCTGTTATTATTTGGGTTGAGCAGCAGCGGAGAGCTGAAGGACCGTCATCCAGAGCTTTCTGATCAGGAGCTTTTCTGGGGAGCCGATCAATATGACTTTTCCATCATGCTGCGTGCTGGAGACCTCCAGTGCTACTGGCACTTTGCTCACTTCGGCGAGCGCTTCTACTTAAACTTCATG GTGCAGTTGGTGACTGGTGTGGCTCTGGACAGACATCTCTCTGTGACCGTTAATGCTCCGAGCGGTTTAATAGTCGGCACAGTTGACGATGCAAGTGGTCAGATTGCCTTTAGTGTTAAGGAGACTG GTTTTTATCAGATGTGCTTCAGTAATTTCCACAATCGCTTTGGGAGCATGCAGGTTTTCTTGAACTTCGGTGTGTATTACGAGGGACAAAAGGACATTGAGAAACAAAgggaagaagagaagaaaaagaaagaagaggaTATGAAACAGATAAATAGTACATTGTCCTTCATTGAG GAAAGCAGCAGCAGGCTGCAGAGGTTTGTCTTCCACATGTGGCGTCATTATAACTACGAGCGAATGAGACGTGGTGCTGATTTCTACCTGCTTCAGTCCAACTCCACTTATGTGAAGAGCTGGTCTGCTATCCAGAGTCTGGTCATCATCACAGCTGGATACCTGCAGCTCTACTGCCTCAAGAGACTCTTCAACACCaaaccagcagagggagacaaaCCCCGCTGTTAA